A window from Marinagarivorans cellulosilyticus encodes these proteins:
- a CDS encoding IS3 family transposase (programmed frameshift) translates to MTKKRTNRVYTQEFKKEAVALVTNEGYSVAKAAESLGIRANLLYRWKDNEEAQKTGVAPSCEERAELVRLRKEVKELRMEKEIFKKGECLLRERNEVKFGFIDERSADFPVRLLCRVMKVGKSAFYSWRQRPKPVISAEDLHVNSRMKALFDQSRGSLGSRELAKKLNEEGITIGRGKTRRRMKSLGLIVQQRTAYKVTTKRDERAGVADNLLNQNFNPVGINQVWAGDITYLKTTQGWMYLAVVMDLYSRRIVGWAIDKRMTTSLICEAINRAVAIRQPPKGLVFHSDRGSQYTSKRFGKLLKSHGIRASMGDVGACWDNAVVERFFGSLKHDWLFKVPMHSRKSMKKDVGLYMKYYNSDRLHSANDDLSPAAYERRHLQQEALYG, encoded by the exons ATGACCAAAAAACGTACAAATAGAGTCTATACCCAAGAATTCAAAAAAGAAGCCGTTGCCCTAGTGACCAATGAGGGTTACTCGGTAGCGAAAGCGGCAGAATCGCTGGGCATAAGGGCTAACTTGCTCTATCGCTGGAAAGACAATGAGGAGGCCCAAAAGACCGGAGTCGCTCCCAGTTGCGAGGAGCGCGCAGAGCTTGTTCGGCTGCGAAAAGAAGTTAAAGAATTGCGGATGGAGAAAGAAATTT TTAAAAAAGGCGAGTGCCTTCTTCGCGAAAGAAATGAAGTGAAATTTGGCTTTATTGATGAGAGGTCGGCGGATTTCCCGGTACGACTACTGTGCCGTGTAATGAAAGTTGGTAAATCAGCATTTTACAGCTGGCGACAACGCCCCAAGCCTGTGATCAGTGCCGAAGATCTGCATGTAAATTCGCGAATGAAGGCGTTATTTGATCAAAGCCGGGGCAGCTTAGGCAGTCGCGAGCTAGCCAAAAAGCTTAACGAAGAAGGCATTACAATTGGCCGTGGAAAAACGCGGCGTCGCATGAAGTCTTTGGGGCTTATAGTGCAGCAGCGCACGGCTTACAAGGTTACGACCAAACGCGATGAGCGCGCGGGTGTTGCCGATAATTTACTGAATCAAAACTTCAATCCGGTGGGAATTAACCAAGTATGGGCTGGTGATATTACCTATTTGAAAACGACTCAAGGCTGGATGTACTTGGCGGTCGTTATGGATTTATATTCCCGGCGAATTGTTGGCTGGGCAATAGATAAGCGCATGACCACGTCGCTAATTTGCGAGGCAATTAATCGTGCGGTGGCAATAAGGCAGCCACCAAAAGGGCTGGTTTTTCACAGCGACCGCGGCTCTCAATATACAAGCAAGCGCTTTGGCAAACTCCTGAAGAGCCATGGCATTCGCGCTTCAATGGGGGATGTTGGCGCCTGCTGGGATAATGCCGTTGTTGAGCGTTTTTTTGGCAGTTTAAAGCACGACTGGCTTTTTAAAGTACCAATGCACTCTCGAAAATCTATGAAAAAAGATGTGGGTTTGTATATGAAATATTACAACAGTGATCGCCTTCACTCGGCGAATGACGACTTGTCGCCCGCTGCATATGAGCGAAGACATTTACAACAGGAGGCGCTTTATGGGTAA